A genomic window from Salvia hispanica cultivar TCC Black 2014 chromosome 5, UniMelb_Shisp_WGS_1.0, whole genome shotgun sequence includes:
- the LOC125189645 gene encoding metalloendoproteinase 3-MMP-like: MASKIFQPVSFIFLIFILLAPIGHTKRSTPSDENSSPFNFIKKLKGCHKGNNTKDIHELKAYLEEFGYISYENNAHATDDDFDDTLELAIKTYQKNYNIKPSGIIDDETISIMTTPRCGVPDIANGINYMQPRDNKHESSSRNIHTVSHYSFFPGNPKWPSSKTFLTYRFFSNVPSYAIAPVARAFQKWASVTQFSFRQVSTDQNSDLVIGFYSRNHGDGVPFDGPRGVLAHAFSPTNGKLHYDAEERWSVGPVKGSFDLETIAIHEIGHLLGLQHSRVKEAIMFPTFSDGKVKSLNSDDIQGIRALYNR; this comes from the coding sequence ATGGCTTCTAAGATCTTTCAACCCGTCTCctttatatttctcattttcattctaCTTGCACCAATTGGCCATACCAAGAGGAGCACCCCAAGTGATGAAAACTCATCACCTTTTAATTTCATCAAGAAGTTAAAAGGTTGTCACAAGGGAAACAACACAAAAGATATCCACGAGCTCAAAGCCTATCTCGAGGAATTCGGTTATATCAGCTATGAAAACAATGCTCATGCAACAGATGATGATTTCGATGATACCCTAGAATTAGCCATCAAAACCTACCAGAAAAACTACAACATCAAACCCTCAGGTATCATAGATGATGAAACGATATCCATAATGACAACCCCTCGATGTGGGGTGCCTGACATTGCTAACGGCATCAACTACATGCAACCTCGTGACAATAAACACGAGTCGAGCTCGAGAAACATCCACACAGTATCTCACTACAGTTTCTTTCCAGGAAACCCTAAATGGCCATCTTCTAAAACCTTTCTCACTTATAGATTCTTCTCCAACGTTCCATCATATGCTATAGCCCCCGTGGCACGTGCCTTCCAAAAGTGGGCTTCCGTCACCCAGTTTTCCTTTAGACAAGTCTCAACCGATCAAAACTCTGATTTGGTTATAGGGTTCTACAGCCGCAACCACGGAGATGGAGTCCCTTTTGATGGTCCCCGCGGAGTCCTAGCTCATGCATTTTCACCGACTAATGGAAAGCTCCATTACGATGCCGAAGAGAGGTGGTCCGTCGGGCCAGTTAAGGGCTCTTTCGACCTTGAAACCATTGCAATTCATGAAATCGGACACCTTTTAGGGCTTCAACACAGTAGAGTTAAGGAAGCTATCATGTTTCCGACGTTTTCAGACGGAAAGGTCAAGAGCTTGAATTCAGATGATATCCAAGGAATAAGAGCTTTGTACAATCgttag